One region of Streptomyces capillispiralis genomic DNA includes:
- the coaE gene encoding dephospho-CoA kinase, which yields MLTVGLTGGIGAGKSEVSRLLVECGAVLIDADRIAREVVEPGTPGLAAVVDAFGEEVLAADGRLDRPKLGSIVFADPERLAVLNAIVHPLVGARSRELEQAAAADAVVVHDVPLLTENGLAPLYDLVIVVDASPETQLDRLVGRRGMSEEDARARMAAQATREQRREIADIVIDNDVPLDELERRVKDVWAELVRRARTPRESPQE from the coding sequence ATGCTGACAGTGGGCCTGACCGGCGGGATCGGCGCCGGCAAGAGCGAGGTGTCGCGGCTGCTCGTCGAGTGCGGAGCCGTACTGATCGACGCCGACCGCATCGCGCGTGAGGTCGTCGAACCGGGGACCCCCGGCCTGGCGGCGGTCGTGGACGCCTTCGGGGAGGAGGTCCTCGCCGCGGACGGTCGTCTCGACCGGCCCAAACTGGGCTCCATCGTCTTCGCCGACCCCGAGAGACTGGCCGTCCTGAACGCGATCGTCCACCCGCTGGTGGGCGCCCGCTCCAGGGAACTGGAGCAGGCGGCCGCCGCGGACGCCGTCGTGGTCCACGACGTCCCCCTCCTCACGGAGAACGGCCTCGCCCCCCTCTACGACCTCGTGATCGTGGTCGACGCGAGCCCCGAGACACAGCTCGACCGGCTCGTGGGCCGGCGCGGCATGAGCGAGGAGGACGCACGGGCGCGGATGGCCGCCCAGGCGACACGCGAGCAGCGCCGGGAGATCGCCGACATCGTCATCGACAACGACGTCCCCCTCGACGAGCTGGAACGGCGTGTCAAGGACGTGTGGGCCGAGCTCGTCCGCAGGGCACGGACGCCCCGGGAGTCCCCGCAGGAATAG
- a CDS encoding lytic transglycosylase domain-containing protein codes for MAAHFGRRLRKGAATTAVAAAAVAALSASQAPGVTVDDQGRQASSDSTPSPEDATDGATGNSPYYTDLPPLNSPNPSPGTGTGQATPGTAEAGIPATVLDAYKKAEAALREKKPGCNLPWQLLAAIGKVESGQARGGRVSADGTTLSPILGPQLDGNGFAAILDTDDGAYDGNSTYDHAVGPMQFIPSTWEWAARDGNGDGREDPNNIYDAALAAGHYLCRFGWDLSDQRDLNKAILSYNNSTEYLNTVLSWLEYYRKGTHEIPDGTGTLPEDRSDDTIVRPSPTTSGTSSPKPGPKPEKPAGSSPSPKPTPPPGTGSPSTPPPPTTTPTPTDTVDHLEDAGTAQLTAMAGDAFSKRISTRAETDAGKAVAKVRIRFTIVGDTDTTFTGGESVATVVTNSTGVAVAPALQAGEQTGAFAVQATVVGRTIPGVAYKATVTERAADTLVRTSDKALTCTPGGEFAEPVEVRATYNGVAADKVAATATLIKSADDPTANDKGPYFKDADGKAIRTLSGLTTDANGLLKLPQLYADDTAGTFLLRITTAGGATLTVELTVAAAETTSPSPSPTPSETSGT; via the coding sequence ATGGCGGCGCATTTCGGCAGGAGGCTGCGCAAGGGAGCGGCAACCACCGCAGTGGCCGCGGCGGCCGTGGCGGCCCTGTCCGCGTCCCAGGCGCCGGGTGTGACGGTCGACGACCAGGGAAGACAGGCCAGCTCCGACAGCACTCCCTCGCCCGAGGACGCCACCGACGGGGCGACCGGCAACTCGCCGTACTACACCGACCTGCCGCCGCTCAACAGCCCCAACCCCTCCCCGGGCACCGGCACCGGCCAGGCCACCCCGGGCACGGCCGAGGCCGGCATTCCCGCGACCGTCCTCGACGCCTACAAGAAGGCCGAGGCCGCGCTGCGCGAGAAGAAGCCCGGCTGCAACCTGCCCTGGCAACTCCTCGCCGCCATCGGCAAGGTGGAATCCGGCCAGGCCCGCGGCGGACGCGTCTCCGCCGACGGCACCACGCTCTCCCCGATCCTCGGCCCCCAGCTCGACGGCAACGGCTTCGCCGCCATCCTGGACACCGACGACGGGGCCTACGACGGCAACAGCACCTACGACCACGCCGTCGGCCCCATGCAGTTCATCCCGTCCACCTGGGAGTGGGCAGCCCGCGACGGCAACGGCGACGGCCGCGAGGACCCCAACAACATCTACGACGCCGCGCTCGCCGCCGGCCACTACCTGTGCCGCTTCGGCTGGGACCTGTCCGACCAGCGCGACCTCAACAAGGCGATCCTCAGCTACAACAACTCGACGGAGTACCTGAACACCGTCCTGTCGTGGCTGGAGTACTACCGCAAGGGAACCCACGAAATCCCGGACGGCACCGGCACCCTGCCCGAGGACCGCAGCGACGACACGATCGTGCGCCCCTCCCCGACGACGTCGGGCACCTCGTCACCGAAGCCCGGCCCGAAGCCCGAGAAGCCGGCCGGCAGCAGCCCGAGCCCCAAGCCGACCCCGCCGCCCGGCACCGGCAGCCCGAGCACGCCGCCACCGCCCACCACCACCCCGACCCCCACCGACACGGTGGACCACCTGGAGGACGCCGGCACCGCGCAGCTCACCGCGATGGCGGGCGACGCGTTCTCCAAGAGGATCAGCACCCGCGCCGAGACGGACGCCGGCAAGGCGGTGGCGAAGGTGCGGATCCGCTTCACCATCGTCGGCGACACCGACACCACCTTCACCGGTGGCGAGAGCGTGGCCACCGTCGTCACCAACAGCACCGGCGTCGCCGTGGCGCCCGCGCTGCAGGCGGGCGAGCAGACCGGCGCGTTCGCCGTCCAGGCCACCGTCGTGGGCCGCACGATCCCGGGCGTCGCCTACAAGGCGACCGTCACCGAGCGCGCGGCCGACACCCTCGTGCGCACCAGCGACAAGGCGCTGACCTGCACCCCGGGCGGCGAGTTCGCCGAGCCCGTCGAGGTGAGGGCCACGTACAACGGTGTCGCCGCCGACAAGGTCGCCGCCACCGCCACGCTCATCAAGTCGGCCGACGACCCGACCGCGAACGACAAGGGCCCCTACTTCAAGGACGCGGACGGCAAGGCGATCCGCACCCTGAGCGGCCTGACGACGGACGCCAACGGCCTGCTGAAGCTGCCGCAGCTGTACGCGGACGACACCGCCGGCACGTTCCTGCTCCGCATCACCACGGCGGGCGGCGCGACCCTCACCGTCGAACTGACCGTGGCGGCCGCCGAGACGACGTCCCCGAGCCCGTCACCCACCCCGTCCGAGACCTCCGGCACCTGA
- a CDS encoding PAC2 family protein — protein sequence MLDPQGLYAWEPKGLGVVDMALAQESAGLVMLYHFDGYIDAGETGDQIVDRLLDSLPHQVVARFDHDRLVDYRARRPLLTFTRDRWTDYDVPAIEVRLVQDATGAPFLLLSGPEPDVEWERFAAAVQQIVERLGVRLSVNFHGIPMGVPHTRPVGLTPHGNRTDLVPVSSNVFDEAQVPGSAEALVEYRLMQAGHDVLGVAAHVPHYIARSPYPDAALTALEAVTAATGLVLPGVAHALRTDAHRTQTEIDRQIQEGDDELTALVQGLEHQYDAAAGAETRGNMLAEPVEIPSADEIGREFERFLAEREGDG from the coding sequence GTGCTTGATCCGCAGGGTTTGTACGCATGGGAGCCGAAGGGACTCGGCGTCGTCGACATGGCGCTCGCCCAGGAATCGGCCGGACTTGTCATGCTCTACCACTTCGACGGATACATTGACGCGGGCGAGACCGGGGACCAGATCGTCGACCGGCTGCTCGACTCGCTGCCCCACCAGGTCGTCGCCCGGTTCGACCACGACCGGCTCGTCGACTACCGCGCCCGGCGTCCGCTGCTGACCTTCACCCGCGACCGCTGGACCGACTACGACGTCCCCGCCATCGAGGTGCGCCTCGTCCAGGACGCCACGGGGGCGCCCTTCCTGCTGCTGTCCGGGCCCGAACCGGACGTGGAGTGGGAGCGCTTCGCCGCCGCCGTGCAGCAGATCGTGGAGCGGCTCGGCGTCCGCCTGTCGGTGAACTTCCACGGCATCCCCATGGGCGTCCCGCACACCAGGCCCGTCGGCCTCACCCCGCACGGCAACCGCACCGACCTCGTCCCGGTGAGCAGCAACGTCTTCGACGAGGCCCAGGTCCCGGGCAGCGCCGAGGCCCTCGTCGAGTACCGGCTCATGCAGGCCGGGCACGACGTCCTGGGCGTCGCGGCGCACGTGCCCCACTACATCGCCCGGTCCCCCTACCCGGACGCGGCCCTGACCGCCCTGGAGGCCGTCACCGCCGCCACCGGACTGGTCCTGCCCGGCGTCGCCCACGCCCTGCGCACCGACGCCCACCGCACCCAGACCGAGATCGACCGCCAGATCCAGGAGGGCGACGACGAGCTCACCGCCCTCGTCCAGGGCCTGGAGCACCAGTACGACGCCGCCGCGGGCGCGGAGACCCGGGGCAACATGCTCGCCGAACCGGTCGAGATCCCGTCGGCGGACGAGATCGGCCGCGAGTTCGAGCGCTTCCTGGCGGAGCGCGAGGGAGACGGCTAG
- the rpsA gene encoding 30S ribosomal protein S1 produces MTSSTETTATTPQVAVNDIGNEEAFLAAIDETIKYFNDGDIVDGVIVKVDRDEVLLDIGYKTEGVIPSRELSIKHDVDPNEVVAVGDEIEALVLQKEDKEGRLILSKKRAQYERAWGTIEKIKEEDGIVTGTVIEVVKGGLILDIGLRGFLPASLVEMRRVRDLQPYVGKELEAKIIELDKNRNNVVLSRRAWLEQTQSEVRQTFLTTLQKGQVRSGVVSSIVNFGAFVDLGGVDGLVHVSELSWKHIDHPSEVVEVGQEVTVEVLDVDMDRERVSLSLKATQEDPWQQFARTHQIGQVVPGKVTKLVPFGAFVRVDEGIEGLVHISELAERHVEIPEQVVQVNDEIFVKVIDIDLERRRISLSLKQANEAFGADPSTVEFDPTLYGMAASYDDQGNYIYPEGFDPETNDWLEGYETQREAWETQYAEAQQRFEQHQAQVIKSREADEKAAAEGGEAAAPAASGGGSYSSEGPDNSGALASDEALAALREKLAGGQS; encoded by the coding sequence ATGACGAGCAGCACCGAGACCACCGCCACCACCCCGCAGGTAGCGGTCAACGACATCGGTAACGAGGAAGCATTCCTCGCCGCGATCGACGAGACGATCAAGTACTTCAACGACGGCGACATCGTCGACGGCGTCATCGTGAAGGTCGACCGGGACGAGGTCCTGCTCGACATCGGTTACAAGACCGAAGGTGTCATCCCGAGCCGCGAGCTCTCGATCAAGCACGACGTCGACCCGAACGAGGTCGTCGCCGTCGGTGACGAGATCGAGGCCCTGGTCCTCCAGAAGGAGGACAAGGAAGGCCGCCTGATCCTCTCGAAGAAGCGCGCCCAGTACGAGCGTGCCTGGGGCACCATCGAGAAGATCAAGGAAGAGGACGGCATCGTCACCGGTACCGTCATCGAGGTCGTCAAGGGTGGTCTCATCCTCGACATCGGCCTCCGCGGCTTCCTCCCGGCCTCCCTGGTCGAGATGCGCCGTGTCCGCGACCTCCAGCCCTACGTGGGCAAGGAGCTCGAGGCGAAGATCATCGAGCTGGACAAGAACCGCAACAACGTGGTCCTGTCCCGCCGTGCCTGGCTGGAGCAGACCCAGTCCGAGGTCCGCCAGACCTTCCTCACCACCCTCCAGAAGGGTCAGGTGCGGTCCGGCGTCGTCTCCTCGATCGTCAACTTCGGTGCCTTCGTGGACCTGGGTGGCGTCGACGGTCTGGTCCACGTCTCCGAGCTGTCCTGGAAGCACATCGACCACCCGTCCGAGGTCGTCGAGGTCGGTCAGGAAGTCACCGTCGAGGTCCTCGACGTCGACATGGACCGCGAGCGTGTCTCCCTGTCGCTGAAGGCGACCCAGGAAGACCCGTGGCAGCAGTTCGCCCGCACCCACCAGATCGGCCAGGTCGTGCCCGGCAAGGTCACGAAGCTGGTTCCGTTCGGTGCGTTCGTCCGCGTGGACGAGGGCATCGAGGGTCTGGTCCACATCTCCGAGCTGGCCGAGCGCCACGTGGAGATCCCGGAGCAGGTCGTCCAGGTCAACGACGAGATCTTCGTCAAGGTCATCGACATCGACCTCGAGCGCCGTCGCATCAGCCTCTCGCTGAAGCAGGCCAACGAGGCCTTCGGAGCCGACCCGTCGACGGTCGAGTTCGACCCGACCCTCTACGGCATGGCCGCGTCGTATGACGACCAGGGCAACTACATCTACCCCGAGGGCTTCGACCCCGAGACCAACGACTGGCTCGAGGGCTACGAGACCCAGCGCGAGGCGTGGGAGACCCAGTACGCCGAGGCGCAGCAGCGCTTCGAGCAGCACCAGGCGCAGGTCATCAAGTCCCGCGAGGCGGACGAGAAGGCCGCTGCCGAGGGTGGCGAGGCCGCCGCTCCGGCCGCGTCCGGTGGTGGCTCGTACTCCTCCGAGGGCCCGGACAACTCCGGTGCGCTGGCCTCGGACGAGGCGCTCGCCGCGCTCCGCGAGAAGCTGGCCGGCGGCCAGAGCTGA
- a CDS encoding DUF4184 family protein, whose product MPFTLSHAAAVLPAVRADGSGRGPFVPAVLIAGSFAPDMTYYAASVLSGAMQFGDVTHAFWGVFTVDVAIAWALVGLWLLVREPLVALLPRARQGRAAALLRCGAPRARVRPSLLARWYVSAVLGSLTHVVWDAFTHLDQWGMRVFPVLGREIAGSPLYWYMQYGGSAVAAVVIALFVARALRRTAPRAEPAGVPLLSAGDRGWALALLAGCALVGAVQRASRWWAYWGSTAKPWELIPTVCFGAGAGLVLALPLYAVAVRAWRPASPASPATEGPEGAGGRRPSRTTAR is encoded by the coding sequence TTGCCGTTCACCCTGAGTCATGCGGCGGCGGTACTGCCCGCCGTACGGGCCGACGGGAGCGGCCGCGGCCCCTTCGTCCCCGCCGTGCTGATCGCGGGCAGCTTTGCTCCCGACATGACCTATTACGCGGCGAGTGTCCTGTCGGGTGCGATGCAGTTCGGGGACGTCACCCATGCCTTCTGGGGCGTCTTCACGGTCGACGTGGCCATCGCCTGGGCGCTGGTCGGGCTCTGGCTGCTGGTGCGCGAACCGCTGGTGGCGCTGTTGCCGCGGGCCCGCCAGGGACGGGCGGCGGCGCTGCTGCGCTGCGGTGCGCCCCGCGCGCGCGTGCGGCCGTCGCTGCTGGCGCGCTGGTACGTCTCGGCCGTGCTCGGGTCGCTGACGCACGTGGTCTGGGACGCGTTCACGCATCTCGACCAGTGGGGCATGCGGGTCTTTCCCGTGCTGGGCCGGGAGATCGCCGGCTCGCCCCTGTACTGGTACATGCAGTACGGCGGCTCGGCGGTGGCCGCGGTCGTGATCGCCCTGTTCGTGGCGCGGGCGCTGCGCCGGACGGCGCCCCGGGCGGAACCGGCCGGGGTCCCCCTGCTCTCCGCCGGGGACCGGGGGTGGGCCCTCGCGCTGCTCGCCGGGTGTGCGCTGGTGGGGGCGGTGCAGCGGGCCTCGCGGTGGTGGGCGTACTGGGGGTCGACCGCGAAGCCGTGGGAACTGATCCCGACGGTGTGCTTCGGGGCGGGCGCGGGGCTCGTCCTCGCGCTGCCGCTGTACGCGGTGGCCGTCAGGGCGTGGCGTCCGGCCAGTCCGGCCAGTCCGGCCACGGAGGGCCCTGAAGGGGCCGGTGGGCGGCGGCCGAGCCGTACGACCGCACGGTGA
- a CDS encoding class I SAM-dependent methyltransferase yields MIQEPEAPEPEATRRDAGVTESSRANRGWWDRNADEYQIEHGTFLGDDRFVWGPEGLDEVEAELLGPPEELKGRDVLELGAGAAQCSRWLAAQGARPVALDISHRQLQHALRIGGPFPLVCADAGALPFADGSFDLACSAYGALPFVADPRLVLREVRRVLRLGGRLVFSVTHPIRWAFPDEPGPEGLSVSGSYFDRTPYVEQDEDGRAVYVEHHRTLGDRVRDVVASGFRLVDLVEPEWPVWNTSEWGGWSPLRGNLIPGTAIFVCERD; encoded by the coding sequence ATCATCCAAGAGCCCGAAGCGCCCGAACCGGAGGCGACCCGGCGGGACGCCGGAGTCACGGAAAGCTCACGAGCCAACCGGGGGTGGTGGGACCGCAATGCGGACGAGTACCAGATCGAGCACGGCACGTTCCTCGGCGACGACCGCTTCGTGTGGGGGCCCGAGGGGCTGGACGAGGTGGAGGCCGAGCTGCTCGGCCCGCCGGAGGAGCTGAAGGGGCGGGACGTCCTGGAGCTGGGCGCCGGCGCGGCGCAGTGCTCGCGCTGGCTGGCCGCCCAGGGGGCGCGCCCGGTGGCCCTGGACATCTCGCACCGGCAGTTGCAGCACGCGCTGCGCATCGGCGGGCCGTTCCCGCTGGTGTGCGCCGACGCGGGCGCGCTGCCGTTCGCCGACGGCTCCTTCGACCTGGCCTGCTCGGCGTACGGGGCGCTGCCCTTCGTCGCCGATCCGCGGCTGGTGCTGCGCGAGGTGCGGCGGGTGCTGCGGCTCGGTGGCCGGCTGGTGTTCTCGGTGACCCATCCGATCCGCTGGGCGTTCCCGGACGAGCCGGGCCCCGAGGGGCTGAGCGTGTCCGGCTCCTACTTCGACCGCACGCCGTACGTGGAGCAGGACGAGGACGGCCGCGCGGTGTACGTGGAGCACCACAGGACGCTCGGCGACCGGGTGCGCGACGTCGTCGCCTCGGGGTTCCGTCTGGTGGACCTGGTGGAGCCGGAGTGGCCGGTGTGGAACACCTCGGAGTGGGGCGGCTGGTCCCCGCTGCGCGGCAACCTGATCCCGGGTACGGCGATCTTCGTGTGCGAACGGGACTGA
- a CDS encoding ATP-dependent RNA helicase produces the protein MIRHDALDALPVRDALPGLTGALDAHGTAVLVAPPGTGKTTLVPLVLAGLLGAGPARRVLVAEPRRIAVRAAARRMAWLLGERVGESVGFTVRGERAVGRRTRVEVVTTGVLLQRLQRDQELAGVDVVVLDECHERHLDADTAAAFLWDVRETLRPELRLVAASATTDAEGWARLLGDAPVVEARGAAFPVEVVWAPPARAVAPPHGMRVDPALLAHVASVVRRALAERDGDVLAFLPGVGEIARVAGLLGDPGGVEVLQVHGRAPAAVQDAVLAPGERRRVVLATSVAESSLTVPGVRVVVDSGLAREPRVDHARGLSALTTVRASRAAGRQRAGRAGREAPGTVYRCWAEAEDARLPRFPSPEIKVADLTAFALQAACWGDPDASGLALLDAPPGGAMAAAREVLTAIGAVGPDGRATERGVRLARLGLHPRLGRALLDAAPVVGAGLAAEVAALLGEEPPRDYGDDLTGALRTARRGGDAYAARWRKEVRRLRTLASEAAGGGARGAGTAGGGGAVVGGLSEGGEAADRSGAVVREPSGSGAAAAGGGSPVVGALAAGGEDARVGLVVALAFPERVGRVDGGSYLMVGGTRAEVGAGSGLRGAVWVAVAVADRPVGRGHARVRLGAVVDEAVARFAAGALRESREEVRWSDGDVVARRVERLGAVELAVRPHTDADPALVRAALLDGLRREGFGLLRWPAGATVLRQRLAFLHGRLGAPWPDVSDAALHARVDEWLEPELSRARRRADLARIDAGQALARLLPWASGEAARLDELAPERITVPSGSGIRIDYADPAQPVLAVKLQEMFGLQESPRVAGVPLLVHLLSPAGRPAAVTADLASFWRDGYRGVRAELRGRYPKHPWPEDPAAARPTRHTNARLGR, from the coding sequence GTGATCCGTCACGACGCCCTGGACGCCCTTCCCGTACGCGACGCCCTGCCCGGGCTGACCGGCGCCCTCGACGCGCACGGCACCGCCGTGCTGGTGGCGCCGCCCGGGACCGGCAAGACGACCCTGGTACCGCTGGTCCTGGCCGGGCTGCTCGGTGCGGGGCCCGCGCGGCGGGTGCTGGTGGCCGAGCCGCGGCGGATCGCGGTCCGCGCGGCGGCCCGGCGGATGGCGTGGCTGCTGGGCGAGCGGGTCGGGGAGTCGGTCGGCTTCACCGTGCGCGGGGAGCGCGCGGTCGGCCGGCGCACGCGGGTGGAGGTCGTCACGACCGGTGTGCTCCTGCAGCGCCTCCAGCGCGACCAGGAGCTGGCCGGGGTGGACGTGGTGGTGCTCGACGAGTGCCACGAGCGGCACCTCGACGCGGACACGGCGGCGGCGTTCCTGTGGGACGTGCGCGAGACGCTGCGGCCGGAGCTGCGGCTGGTGGCCGCGTCGGCGACGACCGACGCGGAGGGCTGGGCGCGGCTGCTGGGTGACGCGCCGGTGGTCGAGGCGCGGGGCGCCGCGTTCCCGGTGGAGGTGGTGTGGGCGCCGCCCGCGCGCGCGGTGGCGCCCCCGCACGGCATGCGGGTCGATCCGGCGCTGCTCGCGCACGTGGCGTCGGTGGTACGGCGGGCGCTGGCCGAGCGGGACGGGGACGTGCTGGCGTTCCTGCCCGGGGTGGGCGAGATCGCCCGGGTGGCCGGCCTGCTGGGGGATCCGGGCGGTGTCGAGGTGCTCCAGGTGCACGGGCGGGCGCCGGCCGCCGTGCAGGACGCGGTGCTGGCGCCCGGGGAGCGGCGCCGGGTGGTGCTGGCGACCTCGGTGGCGGAGTCCTCGCTGACGGTTCCGGGGGTGCGGGTGGTCGTGGACTCGGGGCTGGCTCGGGAGCCGCGCGTGGACCACGCGCGGGGGCTGAGCGCGCTGACGACGGTACGGGCCTCCCGCGCGGCGGGGCGGCAGCGGGCGGGCCGTGCCGGGCGTGAGGCGCCGGGCACGGTGTACCGCTGCTGGGCGGAGGCGGAGGACGCGCGGCTGCCGCGGTTCCCCTCCCCCGAGATCAAGGTGGCCGACCTGACGGCGTTCGCGCTGCAGGCGGCCTGCTGGGGCGATCCGGACGCGTCCGGGCTGGCGCTGCTGGACGCCCCGCCGGGCGGGGCGATGGCGGCGGCCCGGGAGGTGCTGACGGCGATCGGTGCGGTCGGGCCGGACGGGCGGGCCACGGAGCGTGGAGTGCGGCTGGCGCGGCTGGGGCTGCACCCCAGGCTGGGGCGGGCGCTGCTGGACGCGGCACCGGTGGTGGGGGCCGGCCTCGCCGCCGAGGTGGCCGCGCTGCTCGGCGAGGAGCCGCCGCGCGACTACGGCGACGACCTCACGGGCGCGCTGCGCACGGCACGACGCGGGGGTGACGCATACGCCGCGCGGTGGCGCAAGGAGGTCCGGCGCCTGCGAACCCTCGCCTCGGAGGCGGCCGGCGGGGGCGCGCGGGGGGCGGGAACGGCGGGCGGGGGCGGTGCGGTCGTCGGGGGGCTGTCCGAGGGCGGCGAGGCGGCGGACCGGAGCGGTGCGGTCGTCCGGGAGCCGTCCGGGAGTGGTGCGGCAGCGGCGGGTGGGGGCAGCCCGGTCGTCGGGGCGTTGGCCGCGGGTGGTGAGGACGCGCGGGTCGGGCTGGTGGTGGCGCTGGCCTTTCCCGAGCGGGTCGGCCGGGTGGACGGCGGTTCGTACCTGATGGTGGGCGGGACGCGGGCCGAGGTGGGTGCGGGTTCCGGGTTGCGTGGTGCGGTGTGGGTCGCCGTCGCCGTGGCCGACCGGCCCGTGGGCCGGGGGCATGCGCGGGTGCGGCTCGGCGCGGTGGTCGACGAGGCCGTCGCCCGGTTCGCCGCGGGGGCGCTGCGGGAGTCGCGCGAGGAGGTGCGCTGGTCCGACGGGGACGTCGTGGCGCGCCGGGTCGAGCGGCTCGGGGCGGTGGAGCTGGCCGTGCGGCCCCACACCGACGCCGACCCCGCGCTCGTACGGGCGGCGCTGCTGGACGGGCTGCGGCGGGAGGGGTTCGGGCTGTTGCGGTGGCCGGCGGGGGCGACCGTGCTGCGGCAGCGGCTGGCCTTCCTGCACGGCCGGCTCGGCGCGCCGTGGCCCGACGTGTCCGACGCGGCGCTGCACGCGCGCGTGGACGAGTGGCTGGAGCCGGAGCTGAGCCGTGCCCGGCGGCGGGCCGATCTCGCGCGGATCGACGCCGGACAGGCACTCGCACGGCTGCTGCCCTGGGCCTCGGGGGAGGCCGCGCGGCTCGACGAACTCGCTCCCGAGCGCATCACCGTGCCCAGTGGTTCCGGCATCCGGATCGACTATGCCGATCCGGCGCAGCCGGTGCTGGCCGTGAAGCTCCAGGAGATGTTCGGGCTGCAGGAGTCGCCGCGGGTGGCCGGGGTGCCGCTGCTGGTGCACCTGCTGTCCCCGGCGGGGCGGCCGGCCGCCGTGACCGCCGATCTCGCCTCCTTCTGGCGCGACGGCTACCGGGGCGTACGGGCCGAGCTGCGCGGGCGCTACCCCAAGCATCCGTGGCCGGAGGATCCGGCCGCCGCGCGGCCGACCCGGCACACCAACGCGCGCCTGGGACGGTGA
- a CDS encoding IS5 family transposase (programmed frameshift), translating to MRRHELTDESWAVIEPLLAPPRMGRPVRDRRQVVNGILWKLSTGAAWRDLPERYGPWKTVYERFRRWSADGTWDRLLAHVQQHSDAVGAVDWTVVCVDSTTVRAHQHAAGARKGGQDWPGEALGRSRGGLTTKIHLACDGEGRPLAFTLTAGNVNDCTQFEQVMARIRIQRCGPGRPRTRPERVAADKGYSSMKIRTYLRRRGIKAAIPERIDQINGRIRRGESLCRLDRAAYRRRNVVERCFNKLKHNKALATRYDKRARHYQALVTLACLRLWLP from the exons GTGCGTCGTCATGAGCTGACTGATGAGTCGTGGGCGGTGATCGAGCCGTTGCTGGCTCCGCCGCGGATGGGTCGTCCGGTGCGGGATCGCCGGCAGGTGGTCAACGGGATCCTGTGGAAACTGTCCACCGGGGCTGCCTGGCGGGACCTGCCCGAGCGGTATGGCCCGTGGAAGACGGTCTATGAACGTTTCCGCCGCTGGTCTGCAGACGGCACCTGGGACCGCCTTCTGGCCCACGTCCAGCAGCACTCGGACGCGGTCGGTGCGGTCGACTGGACCGTTGTCTGCGTGGACTCCACGACCGTGCGGGCCCATCAGCACGCTGCGGGAGCCCGAAAAG GGGGGCAGGACTGGCCGGGCGAGGCACTCGGCCGGTCCCGTGGCGGGCTGACCACGAAGATCCACCTTGCCTGCGACGGTGAAGGCCGCCCCCTGGCCTTCACCCTCACCGCCGGCAACGTCAACGACTGCACCCAGTTCGAGCAGGTCATGGCCCGCATCCGCATCCAGCGGTGCGGACCCGGCAGACCGAGAACCAGGCCCGAGCGGGTCGCGGCGGACAAGGGCTACTCGTCCATGAAGATCCGCACCTACCTGCGACGTCGCGGCATCAAGGCGGCGATTCCCGAGCGGATCGACCAGATCAACGGCCGCATCCGCAGGGGCGAAAGCCTCTGCCGACTCGACCGGGCGGCCTACCGGCGACGCAACGTCGTCGAGCGCTGCTTCAACAAGCTCAAGCACAACAAAGCCCTGGCCACCCGCTACGACAAACGCGCCCGCCACTACCAGGCCCTGGTCACCCTGGCCTGCCTCAGACTCTGGCTGCCCTGA